Proteins encoded in a region of the Benincasa hispida cultivar B227 chromosome 2, ASM972705v1, whole genome shotgun sequence genome:
- the LOC120072314 gene encoding succinate dehydrogenase subunit 6, mitochondrial produces the protein MEDSSSQSFFRKHWEGYKEFWSERFSIIDNYSPYIQRQTRLPPWSSSDVEEFIASDPVHGPALKTAREAVNFGLTGSVVGAVSTAGVAWKYSRSLHGAGLSFLAGAAFGWTFGHEIANHWYQLYRLDTMGAQVKFMEWWRNKSEGGF, from the exons ATGGAAGATTCATCCTCTCAATCCTTCTTCAGGAAGCATTGGGAAGGCTACAAGGAATTTTGGTCCGAGAGGTTCTCCATCATCGACAACTATTCTCCCTACATCCAGCGCCAAACCCGTCTTCCTCCCTGGTCTTCCTCCGATGTCGAGGAATTCATTGCTTCCGACCCCGTTCATGGCCCTGCT ttgAAGACTGCTCGAGAAGCTGTAAATTTTGGTCTTACAGGAAGTGTTGTTGGAGCTGTATCAACTGCAGGTGTTGCATGGAAATACTCAAGAAGTTTACATG GTGCTGGGCTGTCGTTCCTGGCAGGAGCTGCATTCGGTTGGACCTTCGGCCATGAGATTGCAAATCATTGGTATCAACTCTATAGGTTGGACACCATGGGTGCACAAGTTAAGTTTATGGAGTGGTGGAGAAACAAGAGTGAGGGAGGTTTTTAA